The following proteins are co-located in the Mesorhizobium australicum WSM2073 genome:
- the mutS gene encoding DNA mismatch repair protein MutS: MNMHSPNEPDAAPEAMTPPQPGVAAVTPMMEQFIEIKAANPDSLLFYRMGDFYELFFDDAEKASRALGIVLTKRGKHQGHDIPMCGVPVHAADDYLQKLIGQGFRVAVCEQIEDPAEAKKRGSKSVVRRDVVRLVTPGTITEDKLLAPSESSYLMALGRVKGGSEHSFAIAWIDISTGAFRVAETTADRLLADIFRVDPRELIVAEPVFHDPDLKPVFDVLGRVASPQPPSLFDSASATGRIARFFEVATPDSFGTFSRAELSAISGAIAYVEKTQKAERPPLSRPEREEQGSTLFIDPATRGNLELLRTLSGSREGSLFKAIDRTVTGGGARLLADRLMAPLTDPAAIGARLDSVSFFRSEVRLCQAVRMSLKSVADMPRALSRLALNRGGPRDLGALRAGFEAAGAIAETFAAIALPQELAGAMAAIKALPKALAQHLTQALGEELPLLKRDGGFVRGGYHPDLDEMRALRDESRKVIAGLERSLIEETGIRSLKIRHNNVLGYYIEVTANHHAVMTGSDGAKARFIHRQTMANAMRFTTTELAELETKIANAADRALSIELAAFDALTAEAVDAAEAIRAGADALAVLDVSAALALLSESEAWCRPVVDSSLAFEISGGRHPVVEQALRRSGEGPFVANDCDLSPEGNAKNGAIWLLTGPNMGGKSTFLRQNALIAILAQTGSFVPATSAHIGVVDRLFSRVGASDDLARGRSTFMVEMVETAAILNQAGERALVILDEIGRGTATFDGLSIAWAAVEYLHEKNRCRAIFATHFHEMTSLAGKLARLSNVTMRVKEWEGDVVFLHEVGKGAADRSYGVQVARLAGLPEAVVGRAKEVLHQLEEGEVSGKANRLVDDLPLFSVAMKREAPKPVKSDALGAALGEINPDEMTPKEALEALYRLKGLAGK, translated from the coding sequence ATGAACATGCACAGCCCGAACGAGCCCGACGCCGCCCCCGAGGCGATGACGCCGCCGCAGCCCGGCGTTGCCGCCGTCACGCCGATGATGGAGCAGTTCATCGAGATCAAGGCGGCCAACCCGGATTCGTTGCTGTTCTACCGCATGGGCGATTTCTACGAGCTGTTCTTCGACGATGCCGAGAAGGCGAGCCGGGCGCTGGGCATCGTGCTCACCAAACGCGGCAAGCATCAGGGCCACGACATTCCAATGTGCGGCGTGCCGGTGCATGCGGCCGACGACTATTTGCAGAAGCTGATCGGCCAGGGCTTCCGCGTTGCCGTCTGCGAGCAGATCGAGGATCCGGCCGAGGCCAAGAAGCGCGGCTCCAAATCGGTCGTGCGCCGCGACGTGGTGCGGCTGGTGACGCCGGGAACCATCACCGAGGACAAACTGCTGGCGCCGTCGGAATCGAGTTATCTGATGGCGTTGGGTCGGGTGAAGGGCGGCAGCGAGCACAGCTTTGCAATTGCCTGGATCGACATCTCGACTGGTGCTTTCCGCGTCGCCGAGACCACCGCCGACCGGCTGCTGGCCGACATCTTCCGTGTCGATCCGCGCGAACTCATCGTCGCCGAGCCGGTGTTTCATGATCCCGACCTGAAGCCGGTGTTCGACGTGCTCGGCCGTGTCGCCAGCCCACAGCCCCCGAGCCTGTTCGATTCGGCCTCGGCCACGGGGCGGATCGCGCGTTTTTTCGAGGTGGCGACACCGGACAGTTTCGGCACGTTTTCGCGCGCCGAATTGTCGGCGATCTCAGGCGCCATCGCCTATGTCGAGAAAACGCAAAAGGCCGAGCGGCCGCCGCTGTCGCGGCCCGAGCGCGAGGAGCAGGGCTCGACCCTGTTCATCGATCCGGCGACGCGCGGCAATCTCGAACTGTTGCGTACGTTGTCCGGCAGCCGCGAGGGTTCGCTGTTCAAGGCAATCGACCGCACGGTGACCGGTGGCGGCGCGAGGTTGCTCGCCGACCGGCTGATGGCGCCGCTGACCGACCCGGCGGCCATCGGCGCGCGGCTGGACTCCGTCTCGTTCTTCCGCTCCGAGGTCAGGCTTTGCCAGGCGGTGCGGATGAGCCTGAAGAGCGTCGCCGACATGCCTCGCGCCCTGTCCAGGCTGGCGCTCAACCGGGGCGGGCCACGCGATCTCGGCGCGCTCCGCGCTGGTTTCGAGGCGGCCGGTGCCATCGCCGAAACCTTTGCCGCGATCGCCCTGCCCCAGGAGTTGGCCGGCGCGATGGCCGCGATCAAGGCGCTGCCCAAGGCGCTTGCCCAGCATCTCACCCAGGCGCTCGGCGAGGAACTGCCGCTGCTCAAACGCGACGGCGGCTTCGTTCGCGGCGGCTACCACCCGGACCTCGACGAGATGCGGGCGTTGCGCGACGAGTCGCGAAAAGTGATTGCCGGACTGGAGCGCTCGCTGATCGAGGAAACCGGCATCCGCTCCCTGAAGATCCGGCACAACAATGTGCTGGGTTACTACATCGAGGTGACGGCCAATCATCACGCCGTCATGACTGGCAGCGATGGCGCCAAGGCGCGCTTTATTCACCGCCAGACCATGGCCAACGCCATGCGTTTCACCACGACCGAACTCGCCGAGCTCGAGACCAAGATCGCCAATGCCGCCGACCGGGCACTGAGCATCGAACTGGCCGCCTTCGATGCGCTGACGGCGGAAGCGGTCGACGCGGCCGAGGCGATCCGCGCCGGCGCCGACGCGCTCGCCGTGCTCGACGTGTCGGCAGCGCTTGCGCTTCTGTCGGAAAGCGAGGCCTGGTGCCGGCCGGTGGTGGATTCCAGCCTTGCCTTCGAGATTTCAGGCGGGCGGCATCCGGTGGTCGAACAGGCGCTGCGCCGTTCGGGCGAAGGCCCATTCGTCGCCAACGATTGCGACCTCTCGCCGGAGGGCAATGCCAAGAACGGCGCGATCTGGCTGCTGACCGGCCCCAACATGGGTGGCAAGTCGACGTTCCTGCGGCAGAACGCGCTGATCGCCATCCTGGCCCAGACCGGCTCCTTCGTGCCGGCGACATCGGCCCATATCGGCGTCGTCGACCGGCTGTTCTCACGCGTCGGCGCGTCGGACGACCTGGCGCGCGGCCGCTCGACCTTCATGGTCGAGATGGTGGAGACGGCGGCGATCCTCAACCAGGCCGGCGAACGGGCGCTGGTGATCCTCGACGAGATCGGCCGCGGCACCGCCACCTTCGACGGGCTGTCGATTGCCTGGGCGGCGGTGGAGTATCTGCACGAGAAGAACCGCTGCCGGGCGATCTTCGCCACCCACTTCCACGAAATGACGTCGCTCGCCGGCAAGCTGGCGCGGCTTTCCAACGTCACCATGCGGGTCAAGGAGTGGGAAGGCGACGTCGTTTTCCTGCACGAGGTCGGCAAGGGTGCCGCCGACCGCTCCTACGGCGTCCAGGTAGCCCGCCTTGCCGGCTTGCCGGAAGCGGTGGTGGGCCGCGCGAAGGAAGTTCTGCATCAGCTTGAGGAAGGCGAGGTTTCCGGCAAGGCCAACCGGCTGGTCGATGACCTGCCGCTGTTTTCGGTGGCGATGAAACGGGAAGCGCCAAAGCCGGTGAAGAGCGACGCGCTGGGCGCGGCACTCGGTGAGATCAATCCCGACGAGATGACCCCCAAGGAAGCGCTGGAGGCGCTTTACCGGCTGAAGGGGCTGGCGGGGAAATAG
- a CDS encoding aldo/keto reductase — protein sequence MPTTTRTTKLPSGEAVQVLGQGTWKMGEDARRRAGEVNALKLGLDLGMTLIDTAEMYASGGAEEVVAEAVAGRREELFLVSKVLPSNASRTGVPAACEKSLKRLRTDRIDLYLLHWPGSVPLAETVDAFEALKKAGKIRHWGVSNFDTDEMEELTGLRSGGNVQTNQVLYNLIRRGPEFDLAPWSRQRGIPLMAYSPVEQGALARNSRLDAIAARHNATPAQIALAWVMHQDGVIAIPKAGSQEHVRQNFAALDIKLTADDLADLDRAFPPPTRKRGLEMI from the coding sequence ATGCCCACGACGACAAGAACCACCAAGCTGCCTTCGGGCGAAGCCGTCCAGGTGCTGGGACAGGGCACCTGGAAAATGGGCGAGGATGCCCGCCGTCGAGCCGGGGAGGTCAATGCCTTGAAGCTTGGGCTGGACCTCGGCATGACGCTGATCGACACCGCCGAAATGTATGCCAGCGGCGGCGCCGAGGAGGTGGTGGCCGAAGCCGTCGCCGGCCGGCGCGAAGAACTCTTTCTCGTCTCCAAGGTGCTGCCGTCCAATGCTTCGCGCACCGGCGTGCCGGCGGCTTGCGAGAAAAGCCTGAAGCGCTTGCGCACCGACCGCATCGATCTTTATCTCCTGCACTGGCCGGGCAGCGTGCCTTTGGCCGAGACCGTCGACGCTTTCGAGGCTCTGAAGAAGGCCGGCAAGATCCGCCACTGGGGCGTCAGCAATTTCGATACCGATGAAATGGAAGAGCTCACCGGTTTGCGCTCGGGCGGCAATGTCCAGACCAATCAGGTGCTCTACAATCTGATCCGGCGCGGCCCCGAATTCGACCTTGCACCATGGAGCCGCCAGCGCGGCATTCCGCTGATGGCCTATTCGCCGGTGGAGCAGGGTGCTTTGGCGCGCAACAGCAGGCTTGACGCCATCGCCGCCCGTCACAATGCGACCCCTGCGCAAATCGCCTTGGCCTGGGTGATGCATCAGGACGGCGTTATCGCCATTCCCAAGGCCGGCAGCCAGGAGCACGTCCGCCAGAATTTTGCCGCGCTGGACATAAAGCTTACCGCCGATGACCTCGCCGATCTCGACCGTGCATTCCCCCCACCGACGCGCAAGCGCGGACTGGAAATGATCTGA
- the copM gene encoding CopM family metallochaperone, which translates to MTLAKKLVLLLMGAGMLLAVFLESVPAQSEEMKHDMGAMAMGAESPSTAGYKAAMDKMHTDMMAYQYTGNADVDFVRGMIPHHQGAIDMAKVELANGKDPEIRKLAERVIAAQEAEIKQMQDWLAAHPVK; encoded by the coding sequence ATGACCTTGGCTAAAAAACTCGTGCTGCTGCTGATGGGCGCCGGAATGCTGCTTGCCGTCTTCCTCGAAAGCGTGCCGGCGCAGAGCGAGGAGATGAAGCACGACATGGGTGCCATGGCCATGGGGGCGGAAAGCCCTTCCACGGCGGGCTACAAGGCGGCGATGGACAAGATGCATACCGACATGATGGCCTACCAATATACCGGCAACGCCGATGTCGATTTTGTCCGCGGCATGATCCCGCATCATCAGGGGGCGATCGACATGGCCAAGGTCGAACTGGCCAACGGCAAGGATCCGGAAATCCGCAAACTCGCCGAACGCGTCATCGCCGCGCAGGAAGCCGAAATCAAGCAGATGCAGGACTGGCTCGCCGCCCATCCGGTGAAGTAA